From one Eucalyptus grandis isolate ANBG69807.140 chromosome 9, ASM1654582v1, whole genome shotgun sequence genomic stretch:
- the LOC104420675 gene encoding MDIS1-interacting receptor like kinase 2-like, producing MWATSAFPNSSCTPTSEASALLRSGWWPDHVTGNGSLPPCKWPGIRCDAHGSVRIVQWNTSYWRDFNLGSMNFSLLPNLASLELPFLALTGRIPLQICALSILALLDLSYNFLSGELPPCLGNLTMLETLELEGNLSNLTYLDLSGNQFLSESVPSEIGNLKSLVILDLSSNNFSGEIPIEFGHLTALIFLDLYNNSLSGTIPPSIGNLSNLTYLNLRGNQFLSGSVTSEMGNSKSLAILDLSLNNFSGEIPVEFGHLTALIELYLYNNSLSGTIPPSIGNLSNLTYLYLQGNQFLSGSVPSEIGNLKSLAVLDLSLNNFSEEIPVEFGRLTELYHLDLHNNSLSGTIPPSIGNLSTLTYLYLQGNQFLSGSVPSEIGNLKSLAVLDLSLNNFSGEIPVEFGRLIVLYYLDLHNNSLSGTIPLSIGNLKSLAELDLSLNNFSGEIPVEFGRLPALDHLDLHNNSLSSTILGSLIEHLHLRSINLSYNLFTGPISDRLVTAHSRNAFLGNKGLYIVKDRPPLRSDRTDRPPLRSDRTKIRDETKEMPEKDGDFMSIWNYDGKIAYEDIVKATEDFDIKYCVGTGGYGSVYRAELPNGKIVALKKLHRFEAEDPSFDKNFRNEVKHLTSVRHRSIIRLYGFCLHQRCMFLIYEYMGRGSLFYTLRNDIEAMELDWPKRVNVIWDVAHALSYLHHDCPQPIVHRDVSTNNILLNDEMQAFVSDFGTARLLDPDSSSNFTANIVGTRGYIAPELAYSLVVNEKSDVYSFGVVAMETIMGKHPAEIISVLSTSKGEEIMLLDMLDQRLPIPRRSSVAKNIVQAMSLALACLSADPKSRPTMKQVSGAILAQKIPIVEPFHAVSLAQLRQNLFRTSTSSWSS from the exons ATGTGGGCTACTTCAGCTTTTCCAAACTCTTCTTGTACTCCGACATCGGAAGCGAGTGCCCTTCTTCGCAGCGGGTGGTGGCCCGATCATGTGACTGGCAACGGTAGCTTGCCTCCGTGCAAATGGCCTGGCATCCGGTGTGACGCCCATGGCAGCGTCAGAATTGTCCAGTGGAATACTTCCTATTGGAGGGATTTCAATCTCGGCAGCATGAATTTCTCCCTCCTCCCAAACCTGGCCTCCTTGGAACTCCCTTTTTTGGCGCTTACTGGTCGTATACCCCTCCAAATATGCGCGCTCTCTATTCTCGCCCTCCTCGACTTGTCTTACAATTTCCTCTCCGGTGAGTTGCCTCCTTGTCTCGGGAACCTCACCATGCTCGAAACACTTGAGCTTGAAG GCAACTTGAGCAACTTGACATACCTGGATTTGTCAGGAAACCAATTTTTGAGTGAATCGGTTCCGTCAGAAATAGGAAACTTAAAGAGTCTCGTTATACTGGATTTGAGCTCGAACAACTTCAGCGGAGAAATTCCCATCGAGTTTGGTCATTTGACCGCGTTGATTTTTCTCGATCTCTACAACAATTCTCTTTCCGGCACAATCCCTCCGTCTATAGGCAACTTGAGCAACTTGACATACCTGAATTTGCGAGGAAACCAATTTTTGAGTGGATCGGTTACGTCAGAAATGGGAAACTCAAAGAGTCTCGCTATACTGGATTTGAGCTTGAACAATTTCAGCGGAGAAATTCCCGTCGAGTTTGGTCATTTGACCGCGTTGATTGAACTCTATCTCTACAACAATTCTCTTTCCGGTACAATCCCTCCGTCTATAGGCAACTTGAGCAACTTGACATACCTGTATTTGCAAGGAAACCAATTTTTGAGTGGATCGGTTCCGTCAGAAATAGGAAACTTAAAGAGTCTCGCTGTACTGGATTTGAGCTTGAACAATTTCAGCGAAGAAATTCCTGTCGAGTTTGGTCGTTTGACCGAGTTGTATCATCTCGATCTCCACAACAATTCTCTTTCCGGCACAATCCCTCCGTCTATAGGCAACTTGAGCACCTTGACATACCTGTATTTGCAAGGAAACCAATTTTTGAGCGGATCGGTTCCGTCAGAAATAGGAAACTTAAAGAGTCTCGCTGTACTGGATTTGAGCTTGAACAATTTCAGCGGAGAAATTCCTGTCGAGTTTGGTCGTTTGATCGTGTTGTATTATCTCGATCTCCACAACAATTCTCTTTCCGGCACAATCCCTCTGTCTATAGGCAACTTAAAGAGTCTCGCTGAACTAGATTTGAGCTTGAACAATTTCAGCGGAGAAATTCCTGTCGAGTTTGGTCGTTTGCCTGCGTTGGATCATCTCGATCTCCACAACAATTCTCTTTCCAGCACAATCCTTGGATCTCTTATCGAGCATTTGCACTTAAGATCCATCAACTTGTCGTACAATCTGTTCACGGGCCCGATTTCTGATCGCCTTGTCACAGCTCATTCGCGCAATGCATTTCTTGGCAACAAAGGCCTGTACATTGTGAAGGATCGTCCTCCTTTAAGGAGTGATCGGACGGATCGTCCTCCTTTAAGGAGTGATCGGACTAAGATT AGGGACGAGACAAAGGAGATGCCAGAAAAAGACGGAGATTTCATGTCCATATGGAATTACGATGGGAAGATTGCATACGAAGATATAGTCAAAGCAACAGAAGACTTCGACATCAAGTATTGCGTTGGGACCGGTGGTTATGGTAGCGTCTATAGAGCAGAATTGCCCAATGGGAAGATTGTGGCCTTGAAGAAACTTCATCGTTTTGAAGCGGAGGACCCATCTTTTGACAAGAACTTTAGAAACGAAGTGAAGCACTTAACAAGCGTGCGACACCGAAGCATAATTAGGCTATATGGTTTTTGCTTGCACCAGCGATGCATGTTCTTGATTTATGAATACATGGGGAGGGGGAGCTTATTTTATACATTGAGAAATGACATCGAAGCGATGGAACTAGATTGGCCCAAAAGAGTGAATGTCATCTGGGATGTTGCGCACGCCTTGTCTTACTTGCACCATGATTGTCCCCAGCCGATTGTTCATCGAGATGTATCTACCAACAACATATTACTCAACGATGAAATGCAGGCTTTCGTGTCCGATTTTGGCACAGCGAGACTCCTGGATCCAGACTCTTCATCCAATTTCACCGCAAATATTGTTGGGACGCGTGGATACATAGCACCGG aGCTCGCTTACAGTTTGGTGGTTAACGAGAAATCTGACGTATATAGCTTCGGAGTCGTGGCAATGGAAACAATAATGGGCAAGCATCCAGCAGAGATCATCTCGGTGCTATCGACctcaaaaggagaagaaatcATGTTACTCGACATGTTAGACCAGCGCTTGCCTATTCCGAGAAGGAGTTCTGTCGCAAAAAACATTGTTCAAGCGATGTCTCTGGCTCTTGCTTGCTTAAGTGCAGACCCAAAGTCAAGACCGACGATGAAACAAGTTTCTGGAGCTATTTTGGCTCAAAAAATACCAATAGTCGAGCCCTTCCATGCAGTCTCATTGGCACAGCTTCGACAGAATCTATTCCGCACATCAACATCTTCATGGTCTTCTTAA
- the LOC104419351 gene encoding probable WRKY transcription factor 72: MLKLVEKDPPYPLQMRMFDILQQEAREISSSNSSNEEADEKPQLVSLCLGRSQHMNDKKETDESSDPTQDIKTSLTLGLEFKGEFSSKLAPDPHRKSRLELGNPDEEEGKETCLSSRIRKTTCDGEDNEVSQQEQVKRARVCVRARCDTPTMNDGCQWRKYGQKISKGNPCPRAYYRCTVVPACPVRKQVQRCPEDMSILTTTYEGTHNHPLPVSARAMASTTSAAASMLLSSSSTSNSDQSSLSGSTFHTGPSFSTYDNYSRSRPIFLHPNPASALNPTITLDLTDDAPPSASTMSHFKSKSNIGPTSLLGCDYTSGRPMLLPGYVMAQAGPFGQEKRPQQEQINHGTSGDKDQQIDSQQSLTETLTKMLTSDPSFQSIVAAAISSMVGGDKAPTGQGGTGRFGPAGL, encoded by the exons ATGTTGAAGCTTGTTGAGAAGGATCCACCATATCCCCTTCAAATGCGCATGTTCGACATACTTCAACAAGAAGCTCGAGAAATATCCTCTTCGAACTCTTCCAATGAAGAGGCCGACGAAAAACCTCAGCTTGTGTCTCTTTGCCTCGGAAGGAGCCAACATATGAATGACAAGAAGGAAACGGACGAGTCCAGCGATCCTACACAAGACATCAAGACCAGCCTCACTCTCGGGTTGGAATTCAAGGGTGAATTCTCGTCAAAGCTCGCACCAGATCCTCATCGCAAGAGCCGGTTGGAATTGGGCAATCcggatgaagaagaagggaaagaaacttGCCTGTCGAGTAGGATTCGGAAGACGACTTGTGATGGTGAAGATAACGAGGTTTCACAGCAAGAGCAAGTGAAGAGAGCTAGGGTTTGCGTCAGGGCCAGATGCGACACACCCACG ATGAACGATGGATGTCAATGGAGAAAATACGGACAAAAGATTTCCAAAGGGAACCCTTGTCCCCGAGCATATTACCGTTGTACGGTTGTCCCGGCATGCCCCGTCAGAAAACAG GTCCAAAGATGTCCCGAAGACATGTCCATATTGACCACCACCTACGAGGGCACTCACAACCACCCGCTTCCCGTTTCAGCCAGGGCCATGGCTTCCACCACCTCGGCCGCGGCTTCCATgctcctgtcttcttcttcaacctccaacTCCGATCAGTCCAGCCTCTCTGGTTCCACGTTCCACACAGGCCCGAGCTTCAGCACGTACGACAATTATTCAAGAAGCAGGCCCATCTTCCTCCACCCAAACCCTGCCTCGGCTCTGAACCCAACAATCACTCTAGACCTCACTGACGATGCGCCACCATCCGCTTCGACCATGAGCCACTTCAAGTCCAAGTCCAACATTGGGCCGACATCTTTATTGGGCTGCGATTACACGAGCGGCCGTCCCATGTTGTTGCCTGGTTATGTCATGGCCCAAGCTGGCCCATTTGGCCAGGAGAAGCGACCCCAGCAAGAGCAGATAAATCACGGCACCAGCGGGGACAAGGACCAACAGATTGATTCTCAACAGTCCCTGACGGAGACCCTGACCAAGATGCTCACGTCGGACCCGAGTTTCCAGTCGATTGTGGCGGCGGCCATTTCGTCCATGGTTGGAGGCGATAAGGCACCCACCGGCCAAGGCGGGACGGGAAGATTTGGCCCGGCTGGACTATGA